In Sesamum indicum cultivar Zhongzhi No. 13 linkage group LG8, S_indicum_v1.0, whole genome shotgun sequence, the sequence AAGTTTTTGAATTGCAACATTGAAACTATTTTTGTCCGAAGCTGACATTAATCGTCTTATACTATTCTGGcttttcatcttatttttctgtcagaatatagatatttgataGAGAATCATTAGCAGAGAGTAAGGTCAAGGTCATTACCTGCAGCACATGGAACTTTCTGGACAACCTGCACATGTTCAATAAAATAGAACAGAACATATCATAAGAAATCGAAAGAACTGTATTCTGAGTTATTTCGCATATGCAAGAACTCTTCAAACTCTCAAACGTCCttctgattttatatttaaaacttCGAAAGGCTAGACTATTCCTCCAACTATCTCGCAAGTACGTAGTTGCACTCGATTAAGATTTCAGATGTCGGCATAACCAACTGATTGCATGTTTCTTGATCTAATCACTTAGCAACAATTTCTTTCTGGGATGTAATTTCCTATATCTGTATTGCTTCCTACTCAGTCCAAATCTTCGATATAACTTACTAAATAGGTTGTTGTAGCAACACAGACTTATCTAGTCCTCGAAGGCCTAAAAAAAACTGAGATTCCACATGAACAGGTCAAGGCCAGCTAATGTCAACGACCAAAACTTGCACGAAATGATTTCAAAGATCAGTTGATGAATCATATAAGACGCATATAAGGTAAAAGCTGCAATTCCAGGAGTCTGTATTATTGCTGAACACAAGAGAAGAACGATGTCTAATGCTGTAATAGGCCCTTTTGTTAACCCCACCAGACCCGCTGGCGGCCAAAATATGCCGCCAATTGGCATTGGAACCCGACCTGGTTTGAGGAAATTAGATCTGTCAGCTGTCAAGACAGCAATTCTTGAGGCCATTGAGCTTGGCTACAGACATCTTCAAACCGCAATTTCCAGTTTCTTGGAGCATCAGGCCTTTGGAGAAGCCATAGCCGAAGCCCTGGAACGTGGGCTAGTTAATTCCAGGGAAGAGCTCTTCATCACTTGTAAACTTCCTTACCACGATGCTGCTCCTGACTTTGTTGTCCAGAACTTAAGGAAGTTTCTTGAGTAAGAATATTCAAGATTTGTGTTTCAGTTTCTTGTATGATTTTAGTTCTTTCGATTTTTAGATGATATAGTCTACATCAGTTGGTCTACCGTTCATTTATTCGAAGTTTACCATTCAGTTCCTTTTTGCCCTCAATGAAATTGCTTTAACTCTAAAGCAGAGGACTCTTAAAGCTATTTGTCACGCTTTCGCTCAAAAACAATGAGCTGATGGTCCTGATCAATGATCCAATTAAGATGAGAAAACTGCAGCTCAAACACATAGTAATTTCCATGTTTTATGCAGAAAGATGCATTTGGATTACGTCGACCTCTGTCTTGTTCAACAACCAGAAGAAGATGAACCCGGACGAGCAAACAACGACATTCCACTTACCGACCTAATGTTCGTCTGGGAAGCTATGGAAAAGTGCCAAAAACTGGGCCTCACAAAGTCCATTGGAGTATGCAATTTCTCTTCCAGGATGCTGCAAAATATACTCAAATTTGCAAAAATGCCTCCTTCCATCAATCAGGTCAGTGATCATCATCATGCACATacaattaacatataaaatggataaaaagaaaacgCAGTTTCTCATATAaatcttttacttatttttctcttctatGGACGTTGTGATTGTAAGGTGGGAATGCAGAGGTTCTTGAAAGAAAAGGAACTCAGAGAACTCTGCTTGGCTAACAACATTTCCATCATTGCATGTTCCACTATTGGAGGAGAAGAGAAACACTCAGATTTCACTCAGTTCATGGAGTTAGAAGCTTTGCAGAAGACTGCAAAAGATAGAACAAAGACAGCCAACCAGGTATATTTCGCTTACAATACACGTTCCGTCCATCCAACAATTTCCATCACACACCTTCAATCGATCATCACAAGCACGCTGCCTAAAAATAAGCCTGTGTTTTCATGGATCAAATCTTTTGCAACGTGTAACAACAACCAAGAATTAAGGATCATGTATTGTGCAGGTGGTGTGCAGATGGGCACATGAGCAAGGAGCATCTCTATTGTTGGAGAGCTTGAGCAAGGAACATATGCTGGAGATTCTCAGCATATTTGAGTGGAGTTTATCACAAGATGATTAGCACAACATCAATCAAACTCAGCAATTGCACCCTCTGCTGAACTCAGAATTCAATCCTAGTGATAAACAAACTTGCCACTGTTGGTAAATTGTACGAAATCATACTGAAAGTGTATCGCACTCATAGGTGTATAGGCCTTGATGGCCCAATAGCCCAAAAGTGTACTCTCcattaatatatagaatagataataataataataataataatatatacataaatcaaacatatatacacaacACATTGGAATCTATGTCGTTATACGTACTCGGATCAAACTCACCTATAAGCCTCTCGACCAGAAGAAAACACATaagaattttctaatatttggCTTTTTTGCGGAAATATATTAGAAGAAAGTCCTGGAGCAGAAGCAATCAAATGGGATTCAAGTAGTATCGCAATAACTTCTATTTTTACGAtgaaaataagttataaaaaagTTGTACGCTaagcaataataaaaattaataatatctaaaaattaaagtaaaactaaaaactAATTGAAGTTTGAGCGTTCACAAGAAATAATTCAatgtttacaattttattaataaattccaAAAGCCGATAGAAAGTTGTTTAAACActcttttcaataaatataactaaaaatttatgaactCGGGTATTTGCAAACGCTTATTTTAAGCATTTATCGATTTACGACATAGTTCCTAAAGGTTGTGGGCTAAAATGGGCTTTTGGAAATGAAGCCCACTAAGGAGTCTGAACTGGCCCAAATGTAAACTACTTAAAATGAGAGTGGAGTGCAGGGCCCAGTGAGGCTGTAACATGCTCTCAGTTGAGATCATTAGCCTTTAATTTCTGTGAGCTGAGACTGTGACTCTGACTGGGAGCCTATCACCTGCTGCTCATGTCATATTCTCTGATCAATCTGTTTTTGCCATCATTTATGGGATATCatacttcaaaaattaaaagtggtgctcaatattaattaattaattcaaaaaaatttatcttatctttaattatattgttttaatacaaaatacaaaatcaaacatatttatCATTCTCTTTCAGccgataaattacaataatttcttactgtttgaaaaattacaaatattttctaaatttaatttttatctaacaacACGTCCATTCTTTTAGCCTCCGTTATGTTTCTATCCAATTTTTTGTGCGGACTAATTAAAATGCacttttagattat encodes:
- the LOC105168312 gene encoding NADPH-dependent codeinone reductase 1-1-like isoform X2 codes for the protein MPPIGIGTRPGLRKLDLSAVKTAILEAIELGYRHLQTAISSFLEHQAFGEAIAEALERGLVNSREELFITCKLPYHDAAPDFVVQNLRKFLEKMHLDYVDLCLVQQPEEDEPGRANNDIPLTDLMFVWEAMEKCQKLGLTKSIGVCNFSSRMLQNILKFAKMPPSINQVGMQRFLKEKELRELCLANNISIIACSTIGGEEKHSDFTQFMELEALQKTAKDRTKTANQVVCRWAHEQGASLLLESLSKEHMLEILSIFEWSLSQDD
- the LOC105168312 gene encoding non-functional NADPH-dependent codeinone reductase 2-like isoform X1, with amino-acid sequence MSNAVIGPFVNPTRPAGGQNMPPIGIGTRPGLRKLDLSAVKTAILEAIELGYRHLQTAISSFLEHQAFGEAIAEALERGLVNSREELFITCKLPYHDAAPDFVVQNLRKFLEKMHLDYVDLCLVQQPEEDEPGRANNDIPLTDLMFVWEAMEKCQKLGLTKSIGVCNFSSRMLQNILKFAKMPPSINQVGMQRFLKEKELRELCLANNISIIACSTIGGEEKHSDFTQFMELEALQKTAKDRTKTANQVVCRWAHEQGASLLLESLSKEHMLEILSIFEWSLSQDD